TGCAACTATTCATTACTGGATCAAGTCAGCCGTGAAAGTCTTTTTGGATCTTTAATGTTGAAACAGACGGGGCAGGCACACGTACCTGTGTGATGAAATGCGAGTACGGCAGGAAGAACTGTTCAGTTATGTAGATTAAAGTGAAAATGGTGGCCAGCTTGTGCTTAAGTCTCATTTTGGAAGCTTTGGGGGCAGGTGGAGTCTCCTGGCGCTCGCTGCTGGTGCTTTGAACCTCTTTGTAAACACAAGAAGGGCTGGGTTGAGGGTCCGGGGAGGTGAGTGGCAACACAGCCCTGAGGAATGCTGGAAAGCGCCCAAAGAATCTTCTCGGCCAGTCTGGGTAGCAGAAGAGGGGACTGGTGGCCAGCATTGTGTAGGAGAACATCCCTGTGGAGCATTAACATTCTCAATAAGATGAAGTTAAAGTGAAACCCCTCAAATTAAAGGCAGAGTTTTAAGAGTCATGATGATTTTAACGAAGACTCACCGATGCTGAAGAGCTGAGAGTTCATACAGTGGAAGTAGCTGACGAAGAAAATCCCATAAGGTCGCGTGACGTCAAAAAACAGCAGGTAGCCGGCGGTCAGATCCAGAACAAGACCGCCTCCGTGCACCACCAGCAGGCTCACCAACTCCACAGGGAGAATCACTCTGAAAAATAATGAGTGGTACAGACAGATCAGAGTGGGAGTACTGCGATACATGAGTCAGTGATAAACGGCTTTGAGCTGCTGAATAACACCTACTTGAAAGGATCAAACAACCAGTGGTGAGCCAGGTATGACATCGAGTATCCCTCCACCCAATCAGCGTCCAACTTTTTGACTCCAGCAATGAAGTATACAATGAATATCTTTAGGAACAAAAAACATTGACATTACTCAATCACTCAACAATTCAAGATAAAAAATAGACAGTATTAGCAGTTAGAAGTCATTAGTTCACAAACCTGTGTCCTCAACAAGGTGTAATTCCACAGAGGCACGTGAGCGTTTCTTATAGATGGCCTCCGCAATCCATCAATGGACCTACACATAGACACAGGAATtaaatgtctctctctctgttgagCTCACACATGCTGTGTGCAGGGCAGAAGTGTACAGATCATCTCACCAGTATCTGTTGCCATCCATGAGTGTGAGCTGAAACCCGATGAGGCCATACAGGTACGAGTGATTGTTCCAGGTTGTTTTGTCCAGGAAGAAGATGTACCAGTACGTTGAGAGGAACATGAGGCAGGACAGACGGTAGAAACAGCCAAGCATGATGCCCACAGCGCCTTCGATGAGAAACACAAGTTCAGTTAATAAATAATCTTAATTACCATTGATAAGCCAGACACACAACTTACAGTGTAACAAAAATTCTTTAGCACAGCAGCGGTCAAAATACTCTTTGCCCCCCTGGGATCAAACACCTTACAACAACAGTGATCTTCCCGTATACCTGAGCCCAAGATACCTGCACCGCAGCACCCAATGTGCGCACACGGTGAATAACAATTAACATCTGGTTAATTAAACAACATTCGCCTCCTATGAAGGCATTCAGAGGTTGATCTATACTAGGGACTCCTTAGGATACCACGGGATATCTGGCTTTTTCAACCCCTTGTCTTTCTAGCAGTCCACTGAACGCAGTACTAAATTTAGGCAAAGTCAAACAAAATTCTATAAAAACCACAGACGGACTATGAGAGAAGGGGCCCCTAGGCACAGATATgtaaaaggccccaccacctctcctacatagaaGCAAGACACCCAGACTTTGTAatggttttgtctctttttaaaaaaatatttttgtgtctctgttgtcgttatgcatctttttgtggtttagTGTCTTCTTGTGTTAGTTTTGCCTCTCTTTGTTgtcgctttgtgtctctttgaagtaaatttgtttcttttttggccattttgagtctcttcctggtcagtagatatgaatttgagtgacatttcgCACGAGGAGGCCAGGGGGGCCCTTGActctttgggcccctgggcctgtgctcagtaggcctgttcagtaatccatccacgATAAAAACATATGCAAAGTTATCACAAAGTATAGTGATTGAACTCGCAACAAAATGGAAAATCAGTAAGTACAATTTACATTGTAACATGTACAATTatatgttaaattaaattaaattaaattaatctcggggtaataatggactcagacttgaactttaacagccacatcaaatcaataacatcagcagctttttaccatctaaaaaacattgccaaaatcaaaggtatagtgtctaagcctgacttggagagacttatccatgcatttgtctctagtaggttagactactgtaacagcctgctcactggcctctccaaacgggctgtaagacagctgcagtacatccagaatgctgctgctcgggtcctgaccagaaccaggaagtacgagcacattagtcctgtgctcaggtctctacactggcttcctgtggctcagagaatagactttaaagcagctctgcttgtgtacaagtctatccacggcctagcaccaaagtacatctctgacatgttagtgccatatgaaccatctcgtactctgaggacctcagggaccggcctcctgctggtgcccagagtcaggactaaacatggggaatcaggattccagttttatgcagctaaaatctggaacagtctttctgaagatgtgagacaggcctctactctgacaatgttcaaatctaggctcaaaacagctctatttcactgtgcatatgactgaaaggatcttatctgcactcttctcttttaaagttcattttataatgattatttacgtttttattttgtattgtgattttaatgcattttcttgttctgtaaagcactttgaattgctttgtgtatgaattgtgctctacaaataaacttgccttgcctatgTTCTAGATCTGAACATATCATGTTGGTTTATTTTGTCTGAGATGATTATTGCCACTTTATACATGTCCTGGATTATTAAGTATACtgttaaaaaaatctaatttattaatttcacatGACAAATATTATAAAGTACTTAAGTaccacatgaaaaaaacaaactgtgtcaCTGTAGCCGAGGCTACAAAAACAATCATGCTGCGATTATTTTTGACAGATGTGAGTTGCGATTTTAGCAGAAATGGTCATATTTGCATTAAATattcacccaaaaaaaaaagatgacttAATGCTATTTGCTGAGGTCTGGATGaaacaagcatgttcccttacatatgaaatatgatttgtaggcAGGTGCATttctgtagcaccacaatgcttcaATCATAATggtatgttgtgacacattttacctttatcaaaAAATTGCAGCACCTGCaatttggatattgcacttggccatACTGCAATTTCAATACAATTCTACTATCTGTGCAGCCCTGACTGTTGCCACAATATCTTAATAGATGGTTTAATGCTGGAAATGTCAGTAATGTGAAATATTGACCAAAACATTTAGTGGTGTTGAAATTCCTCTGTGTTGTGAAATCAAGGTGAACTTTTAGTAGAGACAGATGTTGCCTGATACTGGAGGTGTTGAGAATAAGAGTAGAACATGGATTTGTGTATCCACTTGGTAAAGTACTAGGTTTATAACCCTAATGatttttcatcagtgtttatttacttttattgacGCTGTGTCCTGCTCTCTGTTTGCATTCTCACTGTGGTGAAGGCCATATTTGCATTCTTTGCGAGACTCAAACAAATCTTGCATGAGTTAATTGGCTTGGCGGGAAAATAAAAGTGGAAAATTGCAGGTCTGGTATGTGTGCTTTCATCTTCACTGCAGACAGCCTCCCTACAGAGGCCATCTCCAATAAAACGCCTGCATCCGCTTAGACACAAAGGAAGCCCCAGCAGACACTGAAGTGTGAGCATTTCAACCTGTAACCTTTTGGACATGAGCTTATAATGATAGAAACTTACCGAGGAACATGATGACATACATCAGATACATCCAATCCAGCGGCAGTGGCTGTAAGAAATTGAAGAGGGGAAAGCGACACACAGGGGCACCAtccaggtacttatagtccaGGTGACTGAGGCCACGCTCCTGAGTGACGTCGATGGCCATCAGCAAACCTGCatgacagacacagaaaagtAATAAGTGAAGAAGGAGAAATCACACTCAGCAGGCAGTCTAGGTTGAGCTAACGGCATCTTAACTTACCAAACAAGCAGCGGAAGATGCCCAGGGCTGCAGGGTCAGTGGGACGGTTCAAGAGGGTCACCAGGCTGTGCCAGGAGGTCAGATCCTCCTTCTTGAACCCAAAGATCTTCTCCATCTTGCTTTGAGTCTGTGGTGCATCTTTTTCAGGGGCTGCATCTTTCTTAGGAGCTGCAGCCTGCTTTGTAGATTGTTGCTCTCCATCACTGCCCACAAGAGCAGCTAGAGGGTGAACAGGAACATGAAGGTGATACGTTACACATTCACGTCTGCTTATATGTGTTACATTAACGCACATCTTTCTGGACGACTGtctcttctttttatttataataCTGAGAGCGACCTACATCTTTTAATTTAAACTGTtacattttgcacattttaaatagtatttgtatatatatttttgtgtatttttttctattcaATATTCATGTTTCTTGCCTATGCATCAAAACACCAGAGCAAAGTCCTTGTATGTGAAAGCCTATTTGGCAATAAACTGGATTCTGATGTAGTATTTTCTAGGACAAAGAGCAAGATAATGTGTATTAATCACTATGTCAACGAAATTACTGTGCTCTATTTATGGAACATGCATGATTTTGAGCTCTTATTTACATACCAAACACAGCTTTAGTGGTTACAGCCTCTCCTTGGTCTAACTAATTATCACATTAGCTAAACAACAACACACCACTACACCGCTAACAACAGCCTCACCTGCAGTTGCGTCTCGCGCCTCCATGCTGCTAAATATTCGGGGTAAAACAGATTTAATTTTGGGGACAGGGGGGTCAGGAAAGTCCGGTCTCTGCTCTCCCTGCCCCAGATGGAAGTCTGCTGCCTGGTCACGTCTGTGAAAGGGGACAAAGTTACGTGTCACAGTCCTACACACTCGGGCTAGTCAGGGCAGGCAGAGGAGGTGGATGTAGGGAGGGAATGGAATGTTGTGAAAGAGCTGCTCGTCGTTCATTGGCTGATTCTTCCAAAGGATACGCCCACTCAGGGAGAACCACATATGTCATATCCTGCTGGAAGGTGCATGTGTTTtagacaaaaaaggaaaaaatatattttacagagtaccatttataataataataataataataataataataataataataataataataataataataataataaacttaattaatattaaatatataagaaaaatatacaaaaattcTGTAATTTAAAAGAACTAAAAAGTTTTGAATAATCcgtaaatattaacatttatctTTTATATATTATGTTCAATTTATGTGGGAATCAggtaatatttcattttttgtgcCACATTTTCCCCTCCCTTTTAATCCTTCTTtcccctgaaaataaaaaataaataaatataataataataataatactaaataaaaataataaaattagtaattactactactactaatataATAATCAttctaataattatttttattcttaatattattaatattgttattattatacattaatgaaaaataattaattttagAATAAATAACTTAGACTAGAAAGTAAAATAAGATCATAAaaatatggagaaaaaaagaaataccccccccccccccaaaaaaaatctatcttaaaaaaaaaagaaacgttttgaataatctttaaaataaatattagaaATCAAAAGTATCTTTTgtttattatatataatttatgGCAGAAATAGATCACATTTTGATCTGCTTCTCCCttgaaaagaacaaaaattCATGAAAGTAAACAtcttatgttaaaaaaatacataacaatcattattaaactaaaaaaggggggaaaattTTAATCGTCTCCACAGAATTTCTCATAATCTCTGCAAGTTTCTTTGCATCAATAAGTTTGTCTGAGCTATCTTACAGCTGCATGGGCAGAGGCACAGGCTGGAGGTGTCTTGTATTTAAGCAGAGGGCAAACTGTGTCACACTGATAAACATCAGTGTTGTTTGCTGCATATTGTGTTTTCACAATCACAATTTACCACACATCCACATCTTGTGATTCTTCTTGTGACTCAGTTCCTGCAGTATTTCAAGCCGCTGTCATGACTGTAGTACCACAGGATACCACTGGAGGGCAGTCGTACATTCTGTTTGACAGCAGGTTTTGGAGTGAAGGTAGTGCTGTGAGGGATTTACTCTCCGAATTTTAGGAAGTGACCAGTCACAGTATTACAGACAGGTGGCAGTGGCAGAGCTGATGATGTTAAATGCTGTTTACTTTGCAGCTAATAGAGGCAGGGAATAAAGGGCAACTCTATGATGCCTTGATGAGTTACCATTTTGTAAAACAACTCAGGTGTGTCTATCTTTACATTGTAAATGTTTCTCAAATTTCTCTCCAGAGTTGTGTGACCTACGGAAATGTACATGTTACTATTATATaataaccctttaaaaaaatcattgctGCCACATAAATCATTAATCAGTTGTACATAGCTGGATCTGGACTTGATGAAGCCATTTTGTGTACAGATAGGTATTTATTGAATAGGGGTTTTGGATGCTGATTAATAGTGCAGAATCCCCTCTTTCACAGTGGCAGAAGATCaaagtttttattgtttctttagGGTTTAGAAGGTGACCACCTCACTCTGCCGAGTCTCAATTGTTTGCATCAGCTGGTGGTAGGATTTGTTGTGGTCATTGCAGATGCTTGTAGACCAGACACTATCCAGCTCAGGTATTATCTTAGCCTCCATTCAGAGTGGTTTGCCTACCTGGGTGGGTTAGTCAGATGAGAGAAAGGCTGTGAGAGGATTTGAAGTGGTCTGAATGAGCAAAACAAGACAGACCTTTGTGCACTGGTTGCCTTGGATGCACTGACGCTGTCTCACGCTGACAGACTAGGTGTACATAATAACAGCTTTCAACATCACAAGGAAGCTTGCTGTGTCAGGCACATCCgactgttttcattagtgtgcAATTTGGCTGTAATTGTAGGGGAAATGGAGACAAAGCTCTGAGCTCAGTTGGGATATACTTAGCTATGTTTACTTTACAAACAACTTCCTGAAAAGTTTTCttgcaagatttttttttcctgatttaaaCCCATATGAATAATCACACATTATTCACTAGTTATTGgaaactttcttttctttttcttcatccaGGTCAAGGAGATCTTGATCTCAGTGAGCAAACCTAATGAAATAAAGGTGATATATGCAGTATATAAGCAGTAAAACCTGGCCAGGGATGGAGGTTGCAAACTGGTCTTGGCCAGAAATCCCACCTGCAATACATCTGTAACCTGTAACAATGTTTTTTTGCATTGTGCCtgacaaataaactaataaataaaattaaaatttagaCAAGAAAAAGCGTACGTTTTCTCTAAGTGGACActctttgtgcatttagtccttctaaggcaagcaCAGGAGCTaagtgttgccggagcccacaggaacgatgctctgtgatgcttttttttctcagagtgaggatAAGCATGTTAAGTATGTGCTGTTCACATAACTGCGTTGAAATTAATAGATATAAAAACAGCCCCACCTTTTAGTAGGCTGCCAGATCTGTGTggtaggtaccccaacagaggggtgaccaaaaatagGGACGGTACAGAGCGGTTACATTGGTACCATACagaacttttcacagtggaaacggaaacaGAATGACAGCCTACTGGGCATGATTTTCACCAGTGGCTGTTCTAACCTTTCT
The sequence above is drawn from the Epinephelus fuscoguttatus linkage group LG18, E.fuscoguttatus.final_Chr_v1 genome and encodes:
- the ggcx gene encoding vitamin K-dependent gamma-carboxylase → MEARDATAAALVGSDGEQQSTKQAAAPKKDAAPEKDAPQTQSKMEKIFGFKKEDLTSWHSLVTLLNRPTDPAALGIFRCLFGLLMAIDVTQERGLSHLDYKYLDGAPVCRFPLFNFLQPLPLDWMYLMYVIMFLGAVGIMLGCFYRLSCLMFLSTYWYIFFLDKTTWNNHSYLYGLIGFQLTLMDGNRYWSIDGLRRPSIRNAHVPLWNYTLLRTQIFIVYFIAGVKKLDADWVEGYSMSYLAHHWLFDPFKVILPVELVSLLVVHGGGLVLDLTAGYLLFFDVTRPYGIFFVSYFHCMNSQLFSIGMFSYTMLATSPLFCYPDWPRRFFGRFPAFLRAVLPLTSPDPQPSPSCVYKEVQSTSSERQETPPAPKASKMRLKHKLATIFTLIYITEQFFLPYSHFITQGYNNWTNGLYGYSWDMMVHSRSHQHVKITYKDAKTGEIGYLNPGVFTQSRRWKDHGDMLKQYATCLHAFLPRYNITDPEIYFDIWVSINERFQQRIFDPRVDIVRADWSPFRPNTWLMPLLVDLSPWRTKFQEIEGSLDNQTEIVFIADFPGLHLENFVSEDLGNTSISVLQGKVNVEIVEEKKNYTLQPGEQIKVPAGAYHKVYTVSEDPSCYMYIYVNTTESALQQNFTKLLELQERIRNGTETEPLPPELQPLVAADNEGAEVNATDPIVQLFLKRQRRMKEVKKRREAGVLERLERFAVKKYYTIRRGFLMTAIAMRNLAVGLPPIEQLTREVAFANMKAPEAEANQDERLKDEVGHGEL